CTTGGGCCGCAACAGGTCGCCCAGATCGTTCAGCACGCCCACGCGACAGCGGCGGACGAAGAACGGCCTGCCGAACGACCAGCCCCGGCGGCGGACCTCGTCGGCCAAGAGGGGCAACAGTGCCGGCGCTTGCGCCACCACGGCCAAGGCCGACAGCCCGTCGCCGATGGCGACTTGCAAGTCGGCCGCCGGCGGACAGCTCCGGGCGAGTTCCGCGCGGCCAACCTCGTCGAGCAAACGTCCCAGGTCGGGCCGCATCAGGTACTCGGCCTTGTCCCTGGCCCGCGTGGCGCCCTCGGTGAGACTCCAATCGGCCACGAAGCCGCGGCCCAGATCGCGCTCCAGATCCAATTCCGCGTGGACGGCGTCGAGCGCCGCCGCGTGGTCTTGCCGCAAGGCCAGCAGC
The Planctomycetia bacterium DNA segment above includes these coding regions:
- a CDS encoding ethanolamine ammonia-lyase subunit EutC encodes the protein LLALRQDHAAALDAVHAELDLERDLGRGFVADWSLTEGATRARDKAEYLMRPDLGRLLDEVGRAELARSCPPAADLQVAIGDGLSALAVVAQAPALLPLLADEVRRRGWSFGRPFFVRRCRVGVLNDLGDLLRPKVLVLLIGERPGLATAESLSAYMAWRPHAGQTDADRNLISNIHARGVSAADAARRIAGLAAQMMVAEASGVAIKEELPATTQLPDSAGDG